The following proteins come from a genomic window of Bacteroidota bacterium:
- the rpmG gene encoding 50S ribosomal protein L33 encodes MAKSKDVRIQVILECTEAPGTSRYSTKKNRRNTPGRMELKKYNPVLRKHTLHKEIK; translated from the coding sequence ATGGCTAAGTCAAAAGACGTCAGGATTCAGGTCATTCTGGAGTGTACAGAAGCTCCCGGGACATCGCGCTATTCTACCAAGAAGAACCGCAGGAATACCCCTGGGCGTATGGAGCTTAAGAAATACAATCCTGTATTGCGCAAGCATACCTTGCATAAAGAGATTAAATAA
- a CDS encoding FtsX-like permease family protein yields MDYRFYIAKRYLASRKQVTLISIITGISIVGVALGVAALIVVLSVMNGFSDVVRGLMVGLDPHIRIVSAEERSFSNADSLMDQVLAHPEIDNIASYVQGKALLLHDGMSDMNRVVIVRGVDEKRIASVSNVVDKTTLGSFSVTREDGLPGMVIGMSLGQDLDLFPVLDEGDIPRGSGQKEGRVQLLSAPGIERMMRNIFATPLSVYEVRGVFEMEPTYDETHVFVSQAEAQRLFKMPGKVSGVELRLADLEDAARIKAELAGYIDTERFEVRTWYDLQKSFYDVMELEKWGASLILALIVVVAAFNIIGSLTMVVIEKRHDIGVLKAMGVSRRDIRRVFLYEGLLIGVIGTGVGLVIGLGLSLAQQHFSLFRLASAESFILDAYPVSIELFDVSLIVFVAMSLCMLAAIYPAMRAASIEPAAAVQMAD; encoded by the coding sequence TTGGATTATCGCTTCTACATAGCCAAACGGTACCTGGCAAGCCGCAAGCAGGTCACGCTCATTTCGATTATCACAGGTATTTCGATTGTGGGCGTGGCGCTGGGCGTTGCAGCGTTGATTGTTGTACTGTCCGTAATGAATGGATTCTCCGATGTTGTCCGTGGGCTCATGGTTGGTCTTGATCCCCACATTCGTATTGTGAGCGCTGAAGAACGCAGCTTCTCAAATGCAGATTCATTGATGGACCAGGTGCTCGCCCATCCGGAAATCGACAACATCGCCTCCTATGTTCAGGGCAAGGCGCTGTTGTTGCATGATGGCATGTCTGATATGAATCGGGTAGTAATTGTTCGGGGTGTAGATGAAAAACGAATTGCCAGCGTAAGCAATGTGGTGGATAAAACCACCCTGGGTTCATTTAGTGTAACCCGGGAAGATGGGTTGCCGGGCATGGTGATTGGCATGAGCCTTGGCCAGGACCTGGACCTCTTCCCTGTTCTCGATGAAGGAGATATTCCCAGGGGATCCGGACAAAAAGAAGGCCGGGTTCAGTTGTTATCAGCACCCGGCATTGAGCGTATGATGCGCAATATCTTTGCTACACCGCTTAGTGTCTATGAGGTACGTGGTGTATTTGAGATGGAGCCGACCTACGATGAAACCCACGTATTTGTGAGCCAGGCAGAGGCCCAGCGGCTTTTCAAAATGCCAGGGAAAGTATCGGGGGTTGAATTACGGCTTGCAGACCTGGAAGACGCAGCGAGGATAAAAGCCGAACTTGCCGGCTACATCGATACTGAGCGATTCGAGGTACGTACGTGGTACGACCTGCAGAAATCGTTTTATGATGTAATGGAGCTTGAAAAGTGGGGTGCTTCGCTAATCCTCGCCCTCATAGTTGTGGTTGCCGCGTTCAACATCATCGGTTCGCTAACCATGGTTGTAATCGAAAAGCGGCATGACATCGGTGTATTGAAAGCCATGGGGGTGTCGCGACGGGATATCAGGCGGGTTTTTTTATACGAAGGGTTGTTGATCGGGGTAATAGGGACCGGCGTTGGATTGGTTATTGGACTGGGGTTGAGTTTGGCGCAGCAGCATTTCTCGCTTTTCCGGCTTGCAAGCGCCGAATCATTTATTCTGGATGCCTATCCCGTTTCAATCGAATTGTTTGATGTGAGCCTGATCGTGTTTGTTGCCATGTCGCTTTGTATGCTTGCCGCCATTTACCCGGCCATGCGCGCAGCGTCAATAGAGCCGGCTGCGGCCGTCCAGATGGCCGATTGA
- the rpmB gene encoding 50S ribosomal protein L28: MARKDQITGKGPMSGNHVSHAHNKVKRRFNVNLQKKRFYIPEEDRWITLRVSAKTIKTINKKGITAVLRDARAKGVRV, translated from the coding sequence ATGGCACGGAAAGACCAGATTACAGGCAAAGGACCTATGTCCGGCAACCATGTGTCGCATGCACACAACAAGGTGAAGCGTCGGTTTAATGTAAACCTACAGAAGAAGCGTTTCTACATTCCTGAAGAAGATCGCTGGATCACATTGCGGGTTTCTGCAAAGACGATCAAGACGATCAACAAAAAAGGAATTACAGCAGTGCTTCGAGACGCCCGAGCTAAAGGTGTGCGTGTTTAG